Sequence from the [Bacteroides] pectinophilus genome:
AGCAGTTAAGGAAGCCGAAGTAGTTAAGGCCGCAGCCAAGGAGGCTCCAAAGAAAGCCAGAACAGCTAAGACAGCAGCTAAGGCTGAAGTTAAGAAGGCAGTAAAGACAGCTAAGGCAACAGTAGCTAAGAAGACTGCAGATGCAACAGCTAAGGCAGCAGACAAGAAGATTAACATGTTCCTGCAGTATGCCGGACGTGAATATAATGCTGATGATATAGTTGCTAAGGTTAAGGAAGCTGCTGCTGCTGATACAGGTAAGAAGACATTCAAGTCATTGGATATTTATGTTAAGCCGGAAGAGAATGTTGCTTATTATGTTGTTAACGGCAAGCCGGGCAGCGTACGTCTTTAATAAATAATACATATTTCTGTTACAGATATTTAAAACAATTGTAATCAGCAGATGCAGCCGTTACCTTGCGTGGCGGCTGCATTTTTGCTATAATTTTAATCAATATGGATGGTAAAAAAGAACATAAAAATATAAATGCAAAGGTACTGCTGCTTACGATAGGAGTACTCATTGCCATAACGGCTGTGCTTCTTTTTGTCTTTATGGACAGGGGGCGCGGACAGATTAATATGTCTGATTATATTAACGTAAGCTTTGGCGGAGCTGACGGTGCCGGAACTGTCAGCTGCTCGGTCGATACCAAGAAGCTTTATGAAAGACTTGCCGGTAATGAGAAGAACGCAGTTATTATCCGCAATATTGACACGTTTGTTGATGGCATTAGTGCCAGCGCTGATGCAGCTGATAAGCTTTCTAACGGTGATAAAGTGACAATAAGCGTTCTCTACGACAGATCTCTTGCAGACAAGATAGGATGCCGTGTTGCCGGAGCAAAGTTTGCTGCTGAGGTAAGCGGACTCGGGGATGGAAGCGTAATTGACATATTTGCCAATGTTGAAGTGGTTGTTGCGGGAATAAGCCCTGATGCATATGCTAATGTCCTCAACAAATGGCAGGATGACAGGCTTAAGAATATTGCCTTTACTCTGGATAAAGCTACAGGGATAAAAGCCGGGGATGTCATAACCGTGACATGTGAAGCATCTGCGGAAGAGCTTGCAGAACAAGGAATATCAATAGCTGAAAGCCGGAAACAGTTCCATGTAGACAGGGTTGCATGTTATGCGGATTCTGTACAGGCATTGGATATGAATGTAATTGATAATATTATCGGTGAATGCAAAGATGCTATAAAGACAGAGACGGAAGATCTCACATTCCGTATGCTTTATAAAGCGTCCAAAGACAGCTCGTATCTGTTCCAGTATAATAATGAATGGGTCAACAGCACTGAACTTGTGGATGCCTTATTTTTGTACAGACTGGATAATCATGATGTTACGCATGCCAATTACCTGGATCTGGTATTCAAATCCAATATCTCCAATGGAGCATCGACACTTGACATCTGTTTTATATTTGAATTCTCAGATATTGTAATATCTGCTGATGGAAAGTTTGAGATTGCTGATACCGACCTCTCTGCAAGATATGTCTGTGGTGTTAATTACAATGATTTATACGGAAAAGTTATATTGAGCAAGGAAGATTCTTATGCAATATCACAAATAATAGTCCCTTAACGATTGAATATTTTGTGATTATGTAATATAATTTTAATATTATGAAAGATTGGCCGGAGTGCCGGCAGAAAGAGGGAGCATGAATTACAGGAAAAAGATCAGACTGGGCGACGTTCTGATGAGCAGAGGACTTATCAACCAGAATCAGCTTAATATGGCACTTAAAGAGCAAAAAGAAAAGGGACGCATGCTCGGTGAGATGCTCGTTGAGCTTGGATATGTGACGCAGGAAAAGATTAATGATATCCTTTGTGAGATGCTTAATATCGAATTCATTGATCTGCAGGTTGAGGAACCGGAAGAGAATGTAAGGGATCTTATACCGGAAGAAGTTATGCGTAAGTATACACTTGTTCCAATGAGATATGACAAGAATAATGCCGGTGTTATCCAGGTTGCAATGGCCGACCCTATGAATATCCTTGCGATGGATGATATTAACATTATTACGGGCAAGCAGGTTGCACCTTATCTTGCTAATGCTTCTGACATAAGAGCATATTTTGACCGTGTATTCGGTAAGAAACAGGCACAGAATATTGCTGAGATGTATAAGAAGGAGCAGGGACTTGTTCAGGAGGAAAGCGAAGAAGAGAAGCTCCGTAAGGAAGATGTCGAGAATGCACCTATTGTACAGCTTGTTAACAGCATTATCGAACAGGCTGCAAGACAGAGGGCATCCGATATACATATCGAACCGTTTGAGGAGTCTATACGTGTCAGATACCGTGTCGACGGTGTGCTCAGGGAAGTAATTGAATATGATAAGTCCCTTCTCGGAGCCATTACTGCACGACTTAAGATTATGTCGGGAATGGATATTTCCGAAAAGCGTAAGCCTCAGGATGGTCGTATCACCATAATTGTAGATAACAGAGAGTATGATATCCGAGTTTCTAACCTGCCTACAGTATATGGCGAGAAAGTCGTTATGAGACTTGCATCCAAGGAAGGCTTCAAGAAGCAGAAGAGTGATCTTGGACTTACACCTACTGATCTTGTCAAGTTTGATAACATACTTAAGAACCCGCATGGAATTATCCTTGTAACAGGACCTACAGGTAGTGGTAAGTCTACAACACTTTATACGGCTTTAAGTTCACTTAATAGTGAAGAAGTTAATATTATAACAGTAGAAGACCCTGTCGAGGCTAATATAGATGGAATTAACCAGGTACAGGTTAATAATAAGGCAGACATGACATTTGCCAATGCACTTCGTTCAATTCTCCGACAGGATCCTGATATCATCATGATTGGTGAGATTCGAGATTCAGAAACAGCAGAGATTGCCGTAAGAGCATCTATCACAGGTCACCTTGTTGTAAGTACACTTCATACAAACAGTACTGCCAATTCTATTTCGAGACTTGCAGATATGGGTGTTGAGCCATATCTTATCGCAGACTCACTTGTTGGTATTATCGCACAGCGTCTTGTCAGACGACTGTGTGAGTGTAAGAAGCCAAGACTTGCAACTGCTGAAGAGAAGGAGGAGCTTGCGGTAGATCCTTCAGAAGATATTGTACTTTATGAGCCATGTGGATGTAAGATGTGTGATAATACGGGCTATAAGGGACGTATAGGTATCTATGAGATAATGACTATCACACCAAAGATAAAGTCGATGATAGCCAGGGGTAAGTCTGCTGATGAGATTAAGGAGCAGGCAATTGAGGAAGGCATGAGTACCCTTAAGGCGTCTGCTGCCAAGTATGTTCTTGACGGAACAACATCAATGTCAGAGATGGTTAAGGTAACATACGAGGTTGAGAAGTAATAACTGCCTGGAATAAGACTATAAATGAGCAATTAGATTATGCATAGGAATGGAGAGTAAGATAAAATGGTTGTAGATTTAGCGACAGTTGAGCAGGTGCTCAACAAAGGAAAAGATATGGGGGCATCTGATATTCATATAACAGTCGGTATTCCTCCGATGGTTCGAGTTAACGGTTCGCTTATTCCGCTTGACTATCCGGAGCTTAGTCCCGAGGATACACAGCGTATGGTGTATAGCCTTATGAATGACAAGCAGAGAGCTGCATACGAAGAGAGAGGAGAGATTGACTTTTCATTCGCACTAGGAAGCACAGGACGATTCCGTGTTAATGCATATAAGCAGAAGGGTGCGTGTGCGTGTGCTCTCCGTATTGTAGGAATGCAGATTCCAAAGCCGGAGCAGCTTGGTCTTTCAGAGGATGTTATTGAACTTTACAAGAAAAAGAGAGGTCTTATTCTTGTAACAGGGCCTACAGGTAGTGGTAAGTCTACAACACTTGCATCAATAATTGATAAGATTAATGATTCAAGGGACGCGCATATAATTACACTTGAGGATCCTATCGAGTACCTTCACAACCACAGGAAATCCATGATTAACCAGCGAGAGATCGGACTTGATACACTTTCATATGCAGCGGCACTAAGAGCTGCGCTCCGTGAAGATCCTGATGTAATCCTTGTAGGTGAGATGCGAGACCTTGAGACTATTTCAACAGCAATAACAGCTGCCGAAACAGGACATCTGGTTCTTTCAACACTGCATACAATCGGAGCGGCAGCCACAATTGACCGTATCATAGACGTATTCCCGCCTCATCAGCAGCAGCAGATAAGAGTCCAGCTTGCCATGGTTCTCGAAGCGGTTATATCTCAGCAGCTTATGCCAACTGCTGACAGAAGAGCCAGAGTTGCAGCATTTGAAGTAATGTTTGCCAATTCTGCCATCCGCAATCTTATACGTGAATCAAAGACACCACAGATTATGAGTATTATCCAGACTAACCGTAAGGATGGCATGATTACCATGGATGATGCAATATATGATCTGTATCAGAGAGGACTTGTGACAAGGGATGATGCAATTACATTTGCACAGGATTCGGCATTCATGATGCGTAAGATTCCGGGTGGAAGCATGTATTAATCTGCATACTGATGATAAAAATAAAGCTTACATATCCGGCAATATATTGCCTGAATATGTAAGCTTTTTACATTACAAATTTTCAATAGACATTGCAATTCT
This genomic interval carries:
- a CDS encoding type IV pilus twitching motility protein PilT produces the protein MVVDLATVEQVLNKGKDMGASDIHITVGIPPMVRVNGSLIPLDYPELSPEDTQRMVYSLMNDKQRAAYEERGEIDFSFALGSTGRFRVNAYKQKGACACALRIVGMQIPKPEQLGLSEDVIELYKKKRGLILVTGPTGSGKSTTLASIIDKINDSRDAHIITLEDPIEYLHNHRKSMINQREIGLDTLSYAAALRAALREDPDVILVGEMRDLETISTAITAAETGHLVLSTLHTIGAAATIDRIIDVFPPHQQQQIRVQLAMVLEAVISQQLMPTADRRARVAAFEVMFANSAIRNLIRESKTPQIMSIIQTNRKDGMITMDDAIYDLYQRGLVTRDDAITFAQDSAFMMRKIPGGSMY
- a CDS encoding ATPase, T2SS/T4P/T4SS family, with protein sequence MNYRKKIRLGDVLMSRGLINQNQLNMALKEQKEKGRMLGEMLVELGYVTQEKINDILCEMLNIEFIDLQVEEPEENVRDLIPEEVMRKYTLVPMRYDKNNAGVIQVAMADPMNILAMDDINIITGKQVAPYLANASDIRAYFDRVFGKKQAQNIAEMYKKEQGLVQEESEEEKLRKEDVENAPIVQLVNSIIEQAARQRASDIHIEPFEESIRVRYRVDGVLREVIEYDKSLLGAITARLKIMSGMDISEKRKPQDGRITIIVDNREYDIRVSNLPTVYGEKVVMRLASKEGFKKQKSDLGLTPTDLVKFDNILKNPHGIILVTGPTGSGKSTTLYTALSSLNSEEVNIITVEDPVEANIDGINQVQVNNKADMTFANALRSILRQDPDIIMIGEIRDSETAEIAVRASITGHLVVSTLHTNSTANSISRLADMGVEPYLIADSLVGIIAQRLVRRLCECKKPRLATAEEKEELAVDPSEDIVLYEPCGCKMCDNTGYKGRIGIYEIMTITPKIKSMIARGKSADEIKEQAIEEGMSTLKASAAKYVLDGTTSMSEMVKVTYEVEK
- a CDS encoding DUF6465 family protein, translating into MESKTTKAVNTKAEAKTAKTETKAVKPAETKTEAAKEAAGSVKASVVNAVKETKAEAVKEAEVVKAAAKEAPKKARTAKTAAKAEVKKAVKTAKATVAKKTADATAKAADKKINMFLQYAGREYNADDIVAKVKEAAAADTGKKTFKSLDIYVKPEENVAYYVVNGKPGSVRL